The bacterium genome window below encodes:
- a CDS encoding phosphotransferase translates to MSDILEALRPALAAWRGEVPLSAEPIPGGANAEVFRVRTGAGAVYCAKRYRRREGDPVDRLAAEFGALSFLWARGVRQVPEPVGALAAEGIGVYGFVEGRRIAAGEIDGPLLDRMAAFFLLLHSLRVAPGAAALPVAREACFSLDAHRELIAGRLRR, encoded by the coding sequence GTGAGCGACATCCTCGAGGCGCTGCGGCCGGCCCTCGCCGCCTGGCGGGGCGAGGTGCCGCTCTCGGCCGAGCCGATCCCCGGCGGGGCCAACGCCGAGGTCTTCCGGGTGCGCACGGGCGCCGGCGCCGTCTACTGCGCCAAGCGCTACCGCCGGCGCGAGGGCGACCCCGTCGACCGGCTCGCCGCGGAGTTTGGCGCGCTCTCCTTCCTCTGGGCGCGGGGGGTGCGCCAGGTGCCCGAGCCCGTCGGGGCGCTCGCGGCCGAGGGGATCGGGGTCTACGGGTTCGTCGAGGGGCGGCGGATCGCCGCGGGCGAGATCGACGGGCCCCTCCTCGACCGGATGGCCGCCTTCTTCCTGCTCCTGCACTCGCTGCGCGTGGCGCCGGGGGCCGCCGCGTTGCCGGTCGCGCGCGAGGCGTGCTTCTCGCTGGACGCGCACCGCGAGCTGATCGCCGGGCGTCTGCGGCG
- a CDS encoding haloacid dehalogenase-like hydrolase produces MHIGLDFDNTVALYDRVFHRRALADGLIPPGTAVNKRAVRDAIRALPDGDRSWTELQGLVYGRLMDEAEAAPGIDRFLLACREAGARVSIISHKTEFPAIGERVSLRDAARSWIGRQGFTPRFGVAAADIAFVGTQDEKIRRIGRAGCTHFVDDLVEVLGRPDFPRGVERILYDPARAGAPPAGVLAFASWAQIRTHLFGAAR; encoded by the coding sequence ATGCACATCGGCCTGGACTTCGACAACACCGTGGCGCTCTACGACCGGGTGTTCCACCGGCGGGCGCTCGCGGACGGGCTCATCCCGCCCGGCACCGCCGTGAACAAGCGCGCCGTGCGCGACGCGATCCGCGCGCTCCCCGACGGCGACCGCAGCTGGACGGAGCTGCAGGGGCTCGTCTACGGGCGCCTCATGGACGAGGCCGAGGCGGCGCCCGGCATCGATCGGTTCCTGCTCGCCTGCCGTGAGGCCGGGGCGCGCGTCTCGATCATCAGCCACAAGACCGAGTTCCCGGCGATCGGCGAGCGCGTGTCCCTGCGGGATGCGGCGCGCTCCTGGATCGGGCGGCAGGGCTTCACGCCGCGCTTCGGCGTCGCCGCGGCGGACATCGCCTTCGTCGGCACCCAGGACGAGAAGATCCGGCGGATCGGCCGCGCCGGCTGCACGCACTTCGTGGACGACCTGGTGGAGGTGCTCGGGCGCCCGGACTTCCCGCGCGGCGTCGAGCGCATCCTCTACGATCCGGCGCGCGCGGGCGCCCCGCCCGCCGGCGTGCTCGCCTTCGCCAGCTGGGCGCAGATCCGCACGCACCTCTTCGGGGCCGCCCGGTGA